A genomic stretch from Georgenia muralis includes:
- a CDS encoding ABC transporter permease, whose protein sequence is MSTPSAPVREPTNRRSRHGGSGRRLAARRALAQMRFETAAVLRNGEQLLLTFVMPVIALVLLVGTEVVALPGETRHPAALAGALALAVASTAFTSQAIAVAFDRRWGVMRMLATTPLGPRGLLAGKLGAVLAVLAVQVLVLALTAVVLGWRPGLDPGAVAGTALLLALGSAAFVALAMLVGGTLRPEAVLAVANLLWVLMAAGGGLLTPLGALPGPLPAVVAVLPSGALGEGLRTLATAGTLDLGAVAVLGLWAVVGGTLAARWFRWD, encoded by the coding sequence ATGAGCACCCCGAGCGCGCCCGTGCGGGAGCCCACGAACCGGCGCTCGCGCCATGGAGGCTCCGGGCGCCGGCTCGCCGCCCGACGCGCCCTCGCCCAGATGCGGTTCGAGACCGCGGCCGTGCTGCGCAACGGCGAGCAGCTCCTGCTCACCTTCGTCATGCCCGTCATCGCCCTCGTCCTGCTCGTCGGTACCGAGGTCGTGGCCCTGCCGGGCGAGACCCGGCACCCGGCCGCCCTCGCCGGTGCGCTCGCCCTGGCCGTGGCCTCCACGGCGTTCACCTCCCAGGCGATCGCGGTGGCCTTCGACCGGCGGTGGGGCGTCATGCGGATGCTGGCCACCACCCCGCTCGGTCCGCGCGGGCTGCTGGCGGGCAAGCTCGGCGCGGTGCTGGCCGTCCTGGCGGTGCAGGTCCTCGTCCTCGCGCTCACCGCGGTCGTGCTGGGCTGGCGCCCGGGCCTCGACCCGGGTGCGGTCGCCGGGACGGCGCTGCTGCTCGCGCTCGGGTCGGCCGCGTTCGTGGCGCTGGCGATGCTCGTCGGCGGGACGCTGCGGCCCGAGGCGGTACTCGCCGTCGCCAACCTCCTGTGGGTGCTCATGGCGGCCGGCGGGGGGCTGCTCACCCCGCTCGGCGCGCTGCCCGGGCCGCTGCCCGCCGTCGTCGCCGTGCTGCCCTCCGGTGCGCTCGGTGAGGGGCTGCGCACCCTTGCCACCGCCGGCACGCTCGACCTCGGTGCCGTGGCCGTGCTCGGCCTCTGGGCGGTCGTCGGGGGCACGCTGGCGGCGCGGTGGTTCCGGTGGGACTGA
- a CDS encoding ABC transporter ATP-binding protein yields the protein MPALDPAAGDVLRPAQDTPTPAPAGAPAPVRTSGPLAGPSGPPAGVGSPAPPAAALRVRGLRKAYGPREVVRDLDLTAAAGRITAVLGPNGAGKTTTVECCEGLRRPDGGTVEVLGLDRAAPGAAARLRERVGVMLQDGGLPMAPRAGAVLDHVAALHTDPVDTGGLLARLGLTDVRGTPVRRLSGGQRQRLALAVAVAGRPELVFLDEPSAGLDPQSRLAVWDLLRELRAAGTSIVLTTHLMTEAEELADHVVVIDDGRVIAEGTPAELTGGSQVVVSPPPGTAPEDVRGALEALPGVEVAVAAGLVRVSVAGPLDAGALSAVTAALVAAGLGAAGVTVHRRTLEDTFLDLTGRRLREEDR from the coding sequence GTGCCCGCCCTCGACCCTGCCGCCGGCGACGTCCTCAGGCCCGCCCAGGACACGCCCACACCCGCCCCGGCGGGCGCGCCCGCCCCGGTGCGCACGAGCGGTCCACTGGCGGGCCCGAGCGGCCCACCGGCGGGCGTGGGCTCCCCCGCCCCGCCCGCCGCCGCCCTGCGGGTGCGTGGCCTGCGCAAGGCGTACGGCCCGCGCGAGGTCGTGCGCGACCTCGACCTCACCGCCGCCGCCGGGCGCATCACCGCCGTCCTGGGCCCCAACGGTGCGGGCAAGACCACCACGGTGGAGTGCTGCGAGGGGCTGCGCCGTCCCGACGGCGGCACCGTGGAGGTCCTGGGGCTCGACCGGGCCGCGCCCGGGGCGGCCGCCCGGCTGCGCGAGCGGGTGGGCGTCATGCTCCAGGACGGCGGCCTGCCGATGGCCCCGCGCGCCGGCGCGGTCCTGGACCACGTCGCAGCCCTCCACACCGACCCGGTCGACACCGGCGGCCTGCTCGCCCGGCTCGGCCTGACCGACGTCCGCGGGACCCCCGTGCGGCGTCTGTCCGGTGGTCAGCGCCAGCGCCTCGCCCTCGCCGTCGCCGTGGCGGGACGGCCCGAGCTGGTCTTCCTCGACGAGCCGTCCGCCGGCCTGGACCCCCAGTCACGACTGGCCGTGTGGGACCTGCTGCGCGAGCTCCGCGCCGCCGGCACCTCGATCGTCCTGACCACCCACCTCATGACCGAGGCCGAGGAGCTGGCCGACCACGTCGTCGTCATCGACGACGGGCGCGTCATCGCCGAGGGCACGCCGGCCGAGCTGACCGGCGGCTCCCAGGTGGTGGTGAGCCCGCCGCCGGGCACGGCGCCCGAGGACGTGCGCGGCGCGCTGGAGGCCCTTCCGGGGGTGGAGGTGGCCGTCGCTGCGGGCCTGGTCCGGGTGTCCGTCGCTGGGCCGCTGGACGCGGGCGCCCTCTCCGCCGTCACGGCGGCGCTGGTCGCGGCCGGCCTGGGCGCCGCCGGGGTCACGGTGCACCGGCGCACCCTCGAGGACACCTTCCTCGACCTGACCGGTCGCCGGCTGCGGGAGGAGGACCGATGA
- a CDS encoding helix-turn-helix transcriptional regulator, protein MSVPESRPVAPHDGEASTRERVLELVVEQGPVSAATLARVLHLTPAAVRRHITHLEDHGQVVVHDPAGLGARGRGRPARHYVATDAGRAVLSDAYSDLATHALAFLRQVAGADAVEAFAASRVSELEKRYASILESAGPAPAERVHALAEALTSDGYAATTRTAGTAGLALQLCQGHCPVQDVAEEFPQLCEAETQAFSRLLGVHVQRLATLAGGGHVCTTHVPLTAVRPRTTRVGGAQEAARTTTPPTGDVTEGI, encoded by the coding sequence ATGAGCGTCCCGGAGTCACGTCCCGTCGCGCCGCACGACGGCGAGGCCTCCACCCGCGAGCGGGTGCTCGAGCTCGTCGTCGAGCAGGGCCCCGTCAGCGCCGCCACCCTCGCCCGGGTGCTGCACCTGACGCCCGCGGCGGTCCGCCGCCACATCACCCACCTCGAGGACCACGGCCAGGTCGTCGTCCACGACCCCGCCGGGCTCGGTGCCCGCGGCCGGGGCCGGCCCGCGCGTCACTACGTGGCCACCGACGCCGGACGGGCGGTCCTGTCCGACGCGTACTCCGACCTCGCCACCCACGCCCTGGCGTTCCTCCGCCAGGTGGCCGGCGCCGACGCCGTCGAGGCGTTCGCCGCCTCGCGGGTGAGCGAGCTCGAGAAGCGCTACGCCTCGATCCTCGAGTCCGCCGGCCCCGCCCCCGCCGAGCGGGTCCACGCCCTGGCCGAAGCCCTGACCTCCGACGGCTACGCCGCCACCACCCGCACCGCAGGCACCGCCGGGCTCGCCCTGCAGCTGTGCCAGGGCCACTGCCCGGTGCAGGACGTCGCCGAGGAGTTCCCCCAGCTGTGCGAGGCCGAGACCCAGGCCTTCTCGCGCCTGCTGGGCGTGCACGTCCAGCGCCTGGCCACCCTCGCGGGCGGCGGGCACGTCTGCACCACACACGTCCCTCTGACCGCCGTCCGGCCGCGCACCACGCGGGTGGGCGGCGCGCAGGAGGCAGCCCGGACCACCACGCCGCCGACCGGCGACGTCACGGAAGGAATCTGA
- the sufB gene encoding Fe-S cluster assembly protein SufB produces the protein MTSPTQQEVTAAPMTQDETIASIGNYKFGWHDADEAGMNARRGVDADVVRNISALKDEPEWMTKRRLKALSLFDKKPMPSWGADLSGIDFDNIKYFVRSTEKQATSWEDLPEDIKNTYDRLGIPEAEKQRLVAGVAAQYESEVVYHQIREDLEAKGVLFLDTDTGLREHPEIFEEYFGSVIPAGDNKFASLNTAVWSGGSFVYVPKGVHVEIPLQAYFRINTENMGQFERTLIIADEGSYVHYVEGCTAPIYDSDSLHSAVVEIIVKKDARVRYTTIQNWSTNVYNLVTKRATVEAGGTMEWIDGNIGSKVTMKYPAVYLMGEHARGETLSIAFAGEGQHQDTGSKMVHLAPNTSSSIVSKSVARSGGRASYRGLVQVLEGATHSKSNVLCDALLVDQISRSDTYPYVDVRVDDVEMGHEATVSKVSEDQLFYLMSRGMPESEAMAMIVRGFVEPIARELPMEYALELNRLIELQMEGAVG, from the coding sequence ATGACCAGTCCCACCCAGCAGGAGGTCACGGCCGCGCCGATGACCCAGGACGAGACGATCGCCTCCATCGGCAACTACAAGTTCGGCTGGCACGACGCCGACGAGGCCGGCATGAACGCGCGTCGCGGCGTCGACGCCGACGTCGTGCGGAACATCTCCGCCCTGAAGGACGAGCCGGAGTGGATGACCAAGCGCCGGCTCAAGGCGCTGAGCCTCTTCGACAAGAAGCCCATGCCCAGCTGGGGCGCCGACCTCTCCGGCATCGACTTCGACAACATCAAGTACTTCGTGCGGTCCACCGAGAAGCAGGCCACCAGCTGGGAGGACCTGCCCGAGGACATCAAGAACACCTACGACCGGCTCGGCATCCCCGAGGCGGAGAAGCAGCGCCTCGTCGCCGGCGTCGCCGCGCAGTACGAGTCCGAGGTGGTCTACCACCAGATCCGTGAGGACCTCGAGGCCAAGGGCGTGCTCTTCCTCGACACCGACACCGGCCTGCGCGAGCACCCGGAGATCTTCGAGGAGTACTTCGGCTCGGTCATCCCCGCCGGGGACAACAAGTTCGCCTCGCTCAACACCGCGGTGTGGTCCGGCGGCTCGTTCGTCTACGTCCCCAAGGGCGTGCACGTCGAGATCCCGCTGCAGGCCTACTTCCGCATCAACACCGAGAACATGGGCCAGTTCGAGCGGACGCTCATCATCGCCGACGAGGGCTCCTACGTGCACTACGTCGAGGGCTGCACCGCGCCGATCTACGACTCGGACTCCCTGCACTCCGCCGTCGTGGAGATCATCGTCAAGAAGGACGCCCGGGTGCGGTACACGACCATTCAGAACTGGTCGACCAACGTGTACAACCTCGTCACCAAGCGCGCCACGGTCGAGGCCGGCGGCACCATGGAGTGGATCGACGGCAACATCGGCTCCAAGGTCACCATGAAGTACCCGGCCGTCTACCTCATGGGCGAGCACGCCCGCGGGGAGACCCTGTCCATCGCCTTCGCCGGCGAGGGCCAGCACCAGGACACCGGGTCCAAGATGGTCCACCTGGCGCCGAACACCTCGTCCTCGATCGTGTCGAAGTCGGTGGCCCGCAGCGGCGGCCGCGCGTCCTACCGGGGCCTCGTCCAGGTCCTCGAGGGCGCCACGCATAGCAAGTCCAACGTGCTGTGCGACGCCCTGCTCGTGGACCAGATCTCCCGCTCGGACACCTACCCCTACGTCGACGTGCGCGTCGACGACGTCGAGATGGGCCACGAGGCCACCGTCTCGAAGGTGAGCGAGGACCAGCTGTTCTACCTCATGTCCCGGGGCATGCCCGAGTCCGAGGCCATGGCGATGATCGTGCGCGGGTTCGTCGAGCCGATCGCCCGCGAGCTCCCCATGGAGTACGCCCTCGAGCTCAACCGCCTCATCGAGCTGCAGATGGAAGGGGCCGTCGGCTGA
- the sufD gene encoding Fe-S cluster assembly protein SufD, which translates to MTATTENLTTDHSRAVADGAHSHGRGGTPEASRADRKSSFALADFVVPTGREEDWRFSPVDRLQRLFAGALTGAGPVVTAEKDTAVTVERVGRDDARLGVTGAPGDRVAAAAWESFGEATVVTVPRGHVDGRHTYLAVNGDSADPAAEHLLVVAEELSESLVVLDHSGTAELAQTVEVDVRDGAHLTLVSIQDWEEGAVHLAAHRIRMGRDAHLRHIVVTLGGDVVRVTTDAAFTAPGADVELLGLYFTDAGQHQEHRLFVDHAVPSCKSRATYKGALQGDGAHSVWVGDVLIRKEAEGTDTYELNRNLVLTEGARADSVPNLEIETGEIEGAGHASATGRFDDEQLFYLRSRGIPEADARRLVVRGFFAELINQIGVPLVQERLMAAIEAELDKTMEAAAR; encoded by the coding sequence ATGACCGCGACCACCGAGAACCTGACCACCGACCACTCCCGGGCCGTCGCCGACGGCGCGCACAGCCACGGCCGCGGCGGCACCCCCGAGGCCTCCCGCGCGGACCGGAAGAGCTCCTTCGCGCTCGCCGACTTCGTCGTGCCCACCGGGCGCGAGGAGGACTGGCGCTTCAGCCCGGTCGACCGTCTCCAGCGGCTCTTCGCCGGCGCCCTCACCGGCGCCGGGCCGGTGGTCACCGCGGAGAAGGACACCGCCGTGACCGTCGAGCGCGTGGGGCGCGACGACGCCCGCCTGGGCGTGACCGGCGCCCCCGGCGACCGGGTGGCGGCCGCCGCGTGGGAGTCCTTCGGCGAGGCCACCGTCGTCACGGTCCCGCGCGGGCACGTCGATGGCCGGCACACCTACCTCGCGGTCAACGGCGACAGCGCCGACCCGGCCGCCGAGCACCTGCTCGTCGTCGCCGAGGAGCTCTCCGAGTCCCTCGTGGTCCTGGACCACTCCGGCACCGCCGAGCTCGCCCAGACCGTCGAGGTCGACGTCCGCGACGGCGCCCACCTCACCCTGGTCTCCATCCAGGACTGGGAGGAGGGCGCGGTGCACCTGGCCGCGCACCGGATCCGCATGGGCCGCGACGCGCACCTCCGGCACATCGTCGTCACCCTCGGCGGCGACGTCGTCCGGGTCACCACCGACGCGGCGTTCACCGCGCCCGGGGCGGACGTGGAGCTGCTCGGGCTGTACTTCACCGACGCCGGCCAGCACCAGGAGCACCGGCTCTTCGTCGACCACGCGGTCCCGAGCTGCAAGTCCCGCGCCACCTACAAGGGCGCCCTGCAGGGTGACGGCGCGCACTCGGTGTGGGTGGGCGACGTCCTCATCCGCAAGGAGGCCGAGGGCACCGACACCTACGAGCTCAACCGCAACCTCGTGCTGACCGAGGGCGCACGGGCGGACTCCGTGCCGAACCTGGAGATCGAGACCGGCGAGATCGAGGGGGCCGGGCACGCCAGCGCCACGGGCCGCTTCGACGACGAGCAGCTGTTCTACCTGCGCTCGCGCGGCATCCCCGAGGCCGACGCCCGCCGCCTCGTGGTGCGCGGCTTCTTCGCCGAGCTCATCAACCAGATCGGCGTCCCGCTCGTCCAGGAGCGCCTCATGGCGGCCATCGAGGCCGAGCTCGACAAGACCATGGAGGCCGCCGCCCGATGA
- a CDS encoding non-heme iron oxygenase ferredoxin subunit, which produces MSAQHACDTGDLEPGEAMRLDLEDADGRPLPVALVRDEDGDFHAISDICSHGQVSLSDGEVEGCAIECWLHGSTFDLRTGRPLSLPATQPVPVYPVTLDGPRVLVDVDAPVDVPAR; this is translated from the coding sequence ATGAGCGCCCAGCACGCCTGCGACACCGGCGACCTCGAGCCCGGCGAGGCCATGCGCCTCGACCTCGAGGACGCCGACGGAAGGCCCCTTCCCGTCGCGCTCGTGCGCGACGAGGACGGCGACTTCCACGCCATCTCCGACATCTGCTCCCACGGGCAGGTGAGCCTCTCGGACGGCGAAGTCGAGGGCTGCGCGATCGAGTGCTGGCTGCACGGGTCGACCTTCGACCTGCGCACCGGCCGACCCCTGAGCCTGCCGGCCACCCAGCCGGTGCCCGTCTACCCCGTGACCCTGGACGGCCCGCGTGTGCTGGTCGACGTCGACGCCCCCGTCGACGTCCCCGCCCGCTGA
- the sufC gene encoding Fe-S cluster assembly ATPase SufC produces MSTLEIKNLHVSVETNDGPKPILRGVDLTISSGEIHAIMGPNGSGKSTLAYSIAGHPKYTVTDGEVLLDGENVLEMSVDERARAGMFLAMQYPVEVPGVTVSNFLRTARTAISGEAPPLRKWVGDVKDAMTKLRMDPEFAQRDVNHGFSGGEKKRHEILQMELLAPKFAILDETDSGLDVDALRVVSEGVNRVHAATGLGVMLITHYTRILNYIKPDFVHVFVDGRIAEQGGPELAERLEAEGYDRFLTPAV; encoded by the coding sequence ATGTCCACCCTTGAGATCAAGAACCTCCACGTCAGCGTCGAGACCAACGACGGCCCCAAGCCGATCCTGCGCGGCGTCGACCTGACCATCTCCTCCGGCGAGATCCACGCCATCATGGGCCCCAACGGCTCGGGCAAGTCCACCCTGGCGTACTCCATCGCCGGGCACCCCAAGTACACCGTCACCGACGGCGAGGTGCTCCTCGACGGGGAGAACGTGCTGGAGATGAGCGTCGACGAGCGCGCCCGCGCCGGCATGTTCCTCGCCATGCAGTACCCGGTCGAGGTCCCCGGCGTCACGGTGTCGAACTTCCTGCGCACCGCCCGGACCGCCATCTCCGGCGAGGCCCCGCCGCTGCGCAAGTGGGTCGGCGACGTCAAGGACGCCATGACCAAGCTCCGCATGGACCCCGAGTTCGCCCAGCGCGACGTCAACCACGGCTTCTCCGGCGGTGAGAAGAAGCGTCACGAGATCCTCCAGATGGAGCTCCTCGCGCCGAAGTTCGCCATCCTCGACGAGACCGACTCCGGCCTGGACGTCGACGCCCTGCGCGTGGTCTCCGAGGGCGTCAACCGCGTGCACGCCGCGACCGGGCTGGGCGTCATGCTCATCACCCACTACACGCGCATCCTCAACTACATCAAGCCCGACTTCGTCCACGTCTTCGTCGACGGCCGCATCGCCGAGCAGGGTGGCCCCGAGCTCGCCGAGCGGCTCGAGGCCGAGGGCTACGACCGCTTCCTCACCCCCGCGGTCTGA
- a CDS encoding cysteine desulfurase produces the protein MTAGTSLAGREAAGPARSLSAAELAAVRADFPVLGRTVRERPLVYLDSAATAQKPQCVIDAEVEFYERHNAAVHRGAHALAEEATEAFEGARAAVAAFVGVDPDEIVWTKNATEALNVVTYAISNASLGRGGEAARRLAVGPGDEIVVTEAEHHANLVPWQELCARTGATLRWIGLTDDGRLDPATYGVITERTRVVALTHASNVTGAVSPVADVVALARGVGALVVLDACQSVPHLPVDLRALDVDLAAFSGHKMLGPTGVGVLYGRRELLAAMPPVLTGGSMVQVVTMESSTYADAPARFEAGTQMVAQAVGLGAAAGYLAELGMGAVAEHEARLTRLLLDGVASVPGVRIVGPADAADRLAVVSFTVDGVHPHDVGQVLDDSGIAVRVGHHCAQPVHRRLGVPSSARASAGVYTTAEEIEAFVEALGRVRHFFGVDHG, from the coding sequence ATGACCGCCGGGACCTCCCTGGCCGGCCGTGAGGCCGCCGGCCCCGCCCGCTCATTGAGCGCGGCGGAGCTGGCGGCCGTGCGCGCCGACTTCCCCGTGCTGGGGCGGACCGTGCGCGAGCGCCCGCTCGTCTACCTCGACAGCGCCGCGACCGCGCAGAAGCCGCAGTGCGTCATCGACGCCGAGGTCGAGTTCTACGAGCGGCACAACGCCGCGGTCCACCGCGGGGCGCACGCCCTCGCCGAGGAGGCCACCGAGGCCTTCGAGGGCGCCCGGGCCGCCGTCGCGGCGTTCGTCGGGGTCGACCCCGACGAGATCGTCTGGACCAAGAACGCCACCGAGGCGCTCAACGTCGTCACCTACGCGATCTCCAACGCCTCCCTCGGCCGCGGGGGAGAGGCTGCCCGGCGCCTCGCGGTGGGGCCCGGGGACGAGATCGTCGTCACCGAGGCCGAGCACCACGCCAACCTCGTCCCGTGGCAGGAGCTGTGCGCCCGGACCGGGGCGACGCTGCGCTGGATCGGGCTGACCGACGACGGCCGGCTCGACCCGGCCACCTACGGCGTCATCACCGAGCGGACGAGGGTCGTGGCGCTGACCCACGCCTCCAACGTCACCGGCGCCGTCAGCCCCGTGGCCGACGTCGTCGCCCTGGCCCGCGGGGTCGGTGCGCTGGTCGTCCTCGACGCCTGCCAGTCCGTGCCGCACCTGCCGGTCGACCTGCGCGCCCTCGACGTCGACCTCGCTGCCTTCTCCGGGCACAAGATGCTCGGCCCCACCGGGGTGGGCGTCCTCTACGGCCGACGTGAGCTCCTCGCCGCCATGCCGCCGGTCCTCACCGGCGGGTCGATGGTCCAGGTCGTGACGATGGAGTCCTCGACGTACGCCGACGCCCCCGCGCGGTTCGAGGCCGGCACCCAGATGGTCGCCCAGGCCGTCGGGCTCGGCGCCGCCGCGGGCTACCTCGCCGAGCTGGGCATGGGCGCCGTCGCCGAGCACGAGGCCAGGCTCACCCGGCTGCTGCTCGACGGCGTCGCCTCCGTCCCCGGGGTGCGGATCGTGGGGCCCGCCGACGCCGCCGACCGGCTCGCCGTCGTCTCCTTCACCGTTGACGGCGTGCACCCGCACGACGTCGGGCAGGTCCTCGACGACTCCGGCATCGCCGTGCGGGTCGGGCACCACTGCGCCCAGCCCGTCCACCGCCGGCTCGGGGTGCCCTCCAGCGCCCGGGCCTCGGCCGGGGTGTACACCACCGCCGAGGAGATCGAGGCCTTCGTCGAGGCCCTCGGGCGGGTCCGTCACTTCTTCGGGGTGGACCATGGCTGA
- the sufU gene encoding Fe-S cluster assembly sulfur transfer protein SufU produces MADAMEQLYQQVILDHSRARHGAGEIEPFDGQSFQVNPTCGDEVTLRVRMDHSTPTPRIAEVGWVGQGCSISQASLSILTGLVTGQDVATTDRLGETFRDLMHGRGVPLETGRQESLEDAAALTGVARYPARIKCALLGWMALRDALAHALTAEPSTQKEDS; encoded by the coding sequence ATGGCTGACGCGATGGAGCAGCTCTACCAGCAGGTCATCCTCGACCACTCCCGCGCCCGGCACGGCGCGGGGGAGATCGAGCCCTTCGACGGGCAGTCCTTCCAGGTGAACCCCACCTGCGGGGACGAGGTCACCCTGCGCGTGCGCATGGACCACTCCACCCCGACCCCGCGTATCGCCGAGGTCGGCTGGGTCGGTCAGGGGTGCTCGATCTCGCAGGCCTCGCTGTCCATCCTCACCGGTCTGGTCACCGGACAGGACGTCGCCACGACCGACCGGCTGGGCGAGACGTTCCGCGACCTCATGCACGGTCGGGGCGTCCCGCTCGAGACCGGGCGGCAGGAGTCCCTCGAGGACGCCGCCGCCCTCACCGGGGTGGCACGCTACCCCGCCCGCATCAAGTGCGCGCTGCTGGGCTGGATGGCCCTGCGCGACGCGCTCGCCCACGCCCTGACGGCCGAGCCGTCCACCCAGAAGGAGGACTCATGA
- a CDS encoding metal-sulfur cluster assembly factor, with amino-acid sequence MTETTNPTAAGPSPTTAADVEEALRDVIDPELGINVVDLGLVYGVTVDQNNEAIIDMTLTSAACPLTDVIEDQAAVALEGLVTGQRINWVWMPPWGPEKITPIGREQLRALGFNV; translated from the coding sequence ATGACCGAGACCACGAACCCCACGGCGGCCGGCCCGTCGCCCACCACCGCCGCCGACGTCGAGGAGGCTCTGCGCGACGTCATCGACCCCGAGCTCGGGATCAACGTCGTCGACCTCGGCCTCGTCTACGGCGTCACCGTGGACCAGAACAACGAGGCGATCATCGACATGACGCTGACCTCGGCCGCGTGCCCGCTGACCGACGTCATCGAGGACCAGGCCGCCGTGGCCCTCGAGGGCCTCGTCACCGGCCAGCGGATCAACTGGGTGTGGATGCCGCCGTGGGGCCCGGAGAAGATCACGCCCATCGGCCGTGAGCAGCTGCGGGCGCTCGGCTTCAACGTCTGA
- a CDS encoding site-specific integrase has protein sequence MTEKHGRKRTFGELERRKSRQAGAVTGWRARYTGPDLMRHSRNFGDKMAAEAWLNAERLLIDRDLWTPPRDRERRARLAAQRGITFAEWAERSIAGKQLRPSTRYRYEQTLRKRVLPDLGDIPLRDLSRLDVTNWYTKMRAQLAAEARAAQRKGEGRGAAFSAYQVLSSVLNDAVDHELLETSPARVKGALRYDAVHEPVVLTPEQMWTLHELMPDYLAALVPLAATTGLRHGELRALRRRHLDLRDPARAVVQVRGTAANNRVRGRFNEIGEPKTKASRRDVAIPSFVVPILQAHLENHAQPGDDGFVFVGRKGAVLHASVVESNWQTVRKQVGLDDLHIHDLRHTALTWAARSGATLAELMAIAGHKNPTIALRYQHIGDEERRHAIAEKVGAAFTDELAQRRARRVTGVEGVARSVGSGGQGGPQGAGAHTSDVTD, from the coding sequence ATGACCGAGAAGCACGGACGAAAGCGGACCTTCGGCGAGCTCGAGCGGCGCAAGAGCCGGCAGGCTGGCGCGGTCACCGGCTGGCGTGCCCGCTACACCGGGCCCGACCTGATGCGCCACTCGCGCAACTTCGGCGACAAGATGGCCGCCGAGGCCTGGCTCAACGCCGAGCGGCTCCTGATCGACCGCGACCTGTGGACCCCACCGCGCGACCGTGAGCGCCGCGCCCGGCTGGCTGCCCAGCGCGGGATCACGTTCGCCGAGTGGGCGGAACGATCCATCGCCGGCAAGCAGCTCCGCCCCTCGACCCGCTATCGGTACGAGCAGACACTGCGCAAACGCGTGCTGCCCGATCTCGGCGACATCCCGCTGCGGGACCTGTCGCGGTTGGACGTCACCAACTGGTACACGAAGATGCGGGCTCAGTTGGCCGCCGAGGCGAGGGCCGCACAGCGCAAGGGCGAAGGCCGTGGGGCGGCGTTCTCCGCCTACCAGGTGCTGTCCTCGGTGCTGAACGACGCCGTCGACCACGAGCTCCTTGAAACTTCGCCGGCCCGCGTCAAGGGGGCACTGCGGTACGACGCCGTCCACGAACCCGTGGTGCTGACACCGGAGCAGATGTGGACGTTGCACGAGCTGATGCCGGACTACCTAGCAGCACTGGTGCCGTTGGCGGCGACGACCGGGCTGCGTCACGGTGAGCTGCGGGCACTGCGGCGCCGGCACCTGGACCTGCGCGACCCGGCACGCGCCGTCGTGCAGGTGCGGGGGACCGCGGCCAACAACAGGGTCCGTGGCAGGTTCAACGAGATCGGAGAACCCAAGACGAAGGCATCCCGGCGGGACGTAGCCATCCCGTCGTTCGTCGTGCCGATCCTGCAGGCTCACCTCGAGAATCACGCACAGCCCGGTGACGACGGCTTCGTCTTCGTCGGACGGAAAGGCGCCGTGCTGCACGCGTCCGTCGTCGAGTCGAACTGGCAGACCGTGCGCAAGCAGGTGGGATTGGACGACCTGCACATCCACGACCTGCGGCACACGGCGCTGACATGGGCCGCGCGTTCGGGTGCGACGTTGGCTGAGCTGATGGCGATCGCGGGCCACAAGAACCCCACCATCGCGCTGCGCTATCAGCACATCGGCGACGAGGAACGTCGCCACGCCATCGCCGAGAAGGTGGGGGCGGCCTTCACCGACGAGCTCGCCCAGCGGCGTGCTCGGCGTGTGACGGGCGTGGAAGGGGTTGCGCGGTCGGTGGGCTCAGGCGGACAGGGAGGGCCCCAAGGGGCAGGGGCGCACACCTCCGATGTGACGGACTGA
- a CDS encoding DNA-binding protein, protein MGTNRPATTRVPSGKLVALADAAAEFSVCTKTIRRRIADGTVTGYKVGRVIRVDLEELRRALVIKIPTAR, encoded by the coding sequence ATGGGCACGAATCGTCCGGCGACCACGCGGGTGCCGAGCGGCAAGCTCGTCGCACTCGCCGACGCCGCTGCAGAGTTCAGCGTCTGTACCAAGACAATCCGGCGACGCATCGCCGACGGCACGGTCACCGGATACAAGGTCGGCCGCGTCATCCGGGTCGACCTCGAGGAGCTCCGCCGGGCGCTCGTCATCAAGATCCCGACGGCGCGGTGA